In Plasmodium gaboni strain SY75 chromosome 7, whole genome shotgun sequence, the following are encoded in one genomic region:
- a CDS encoding putative E3 ubiquitin-protein ligase produces the protein MENKENKRRGFLKNWNINYLSTNFNNFIKHNENTHNTKHDQKNEHVDDIKTNNIYDNNNNIKFIKEKMKENNNNNNNNNINLSSSISNKDYYDTLNHNIKDCIHVMNDSNSSTNKHTSYLDFCETWSKFKFRNLASHANDQINKDKPSYNNGGEPQNNGFTKKNSCDNKGFLNCSTANNISSSNYLNTHNNMNHYTNRDHNNIDNNNKNNKNNHHHSNNNNINNYSNNNDNNNNNSNNNHNNNNHNNNNHNNNHNNNNDGNQFNRHNNYNNNHMNNYNGHNNNDGDDDNGDHSDNNNNSNNNDNNNNNSNNNHNNNNHNNNNHNNNHNNNNDGNQFNRHNNYNNNHMNNYNGHNNNDGDDDNGDHSDNNNKRNNTFYKNNDASSISSSSSISSSSSFVSNDPYSENIPKRNNEQCKRKKKKKKEKENNNNYNNNNNNCPDMDTYNNNMESNMRSDAHTHHNHINGRNSHNNSCGIQHNYNNNYNHYEHNNSNDSSARSERRNSLNNFNFRKGSSNDNSEFYNNKDHSNDLINNHPIHHMNSKSHHINYSSHNVMNKNCGNKRNYTSNNSGDYNESVKSNNYYNHAGNNTNYYNSNKNSASSENLNKLIKKTAEAGEGDNLKDSIDKTEEVEKKNPNMINIEMLNPEDRKKEAEKYKVLGNQSYKLGYFESAIDYYTKAIQYDNTNHVYYTNRALCYKKQKLWKLANMDARQALNLEEESVKAHFILGLTLLHLNSLEEGLKKLTKAKTLSSYLKDSNESEINRYIMQAKKLIYLRDEQNKQLSYTELQSFFIDKINLLNQIGYITNEEKSLRIQQTEGIFKELLDSFQKKQVPDYLCCKISMCLMNEPVITPSGMTYDKIFLYEHVKHNGSFDPVSREQFSIREVIPNYAIKEATEHFLKANPWAFEE, from the coding sequence atggaaaataaagaaaataaaagaagaggttttttaaaaaattggaatattaattatttgtcaacaaattttaataattttataaaacataaCGAAAACACACATAATACTAAACATGatcaaaaaaatgaacatGTTGATGATATcaaaacaaataatatatatgataataataataatataaaatttatcaaagaaaaaatgaaagaaaataataataataataataataataatataaatttatcATCTTCTATATCTAATAAAGATTATTATGATACCTtaaatcataatattaaagaCTGTATACATGTAATGAATGATTCTAATTCTAGTACCAATAAACATACTTCCTATTTGGATTTCTGTGAAACATGGTCCAAATTTAAATTTAGGAATTTAGCTAGTCATGCAAATGATCAAATAAACAAAGACAAACCAAGTTATAACAATGGAGGAGAACCACAAAATAATGGATTTACAAAGAAAAATTCATGTGATAATAAAGGTTTCTTAAATTGTAGTACCGCAAATAATATCTCCAGCAGTAATTATTTGAATActcataataatatgaatcATTATACTAATCGTGATCATAACAATATtgacaataataataagaataataagaataatcACCATCatagtaataataacaacattaataattatagCAATAATAAcgataataataataataatagtaataataatcataataataataatcataacaataataatcataataataatcataataataataatgatggTAATCAATTTAATCGTCacaataattataataacaatcatatgaataattataatggtcataataataatgatggTGATGATGATAACGGTGATCatagtgataataataacaatagCAATAATAAcgataataataataataatagtaataataatcataataataataatcataacaataataatcataataataatcataataataataatgatggTAATCAATTTAATCGTCacaataattataataacaatcatatgaataattataatggtcataataataatgatggTGATGATGATAACGGTGATCatagtgataataataacaaaagaaataatacgttttataaaaataatgatgcCTCTTCAATTTCCTCATCATCTTCTATATCCTCATCTTCCTCATTTGTTTCAAATGATCCTTATTCAGAAAATATTCCAAAAAGAAATAATGAGCAATGTAagaggaaaaaaaaaaaaaaaaaggaaaaagaaaataacaataattataataataataataataactGCCCGGATATGGATAcgtataataataatatggaaaGTAATATGAGGAGTGATGCACATACACATCATAACCATATTAATGGAAGAAATAGTCATAATAATAGTTGTGGTATACaacataattataataataattacaatcattatgaacataataattcaaatgATAGTTCTGCAAGAAGTGAAAGAAGAAATAGcttaaataattttaattttagAAAGGGTTCATCAAATGATAATAGtgaattttataataataaggatCATTCTAatgatttaataaataatcatCCTATTCATCATATGAATAGTAAAAGtcatcatataaattattcCAGTCATAATgttatgaataaaaattgtggaaataaaagaaattacACATCTAACAATTCGGGGGATTATAACGAGAGCGTAAAAAGTAACAACTATTATAACCACGCAGGTAATAATActaattattataatagtaataaaaatagtgCTTCAAGtgaaaatttaaataaactaataaaaaaaacagcAGAGGCAGGAGAAGGagataatttaaaagattCTATTGATAAGACAGAAGAAgtggaaaaaaaaaatccaaatatgataaatattgAAATGTTAAATCCAGAAgatagaaaaaaagaagCTGAGAAATATAAAGTATTAGGAAATCAAAGTTATAAACTAGGTTATTTTGAATCAGCTATTGATTATTATACTAAAGCTATACAATATGATAACACTAATCATGTATATTATACTAATAGAGCTTTATGCtataaaaaacaaaaattatgGAAACTAGCTAATATGGATGCTAGACAAGCATTAAATTTAGAAGAAGAATCAGTTAAGGCTCATTTTATTCTTGGACTCACTTTATTACATTTAAATAGTTTAGAAGAAggattaaaaaaattaacaaaaGCAAAAACCCTATCAAGCTATTTAAAAGATTCAAATGAAAGTGAAAttaatagatatattatgcaagccaaaaaattaatttatttacgtgatgaacaaaataaacAATTGTCCTACACAGAATTACAATCCTTTTTTATTGATAAAATCAATTTATTAAACCAAATAGGATATATAACCAATGAAGAAAAATCTTTAAGAATACAACAAACGGAAGgaatttttaaagaattattagattcctttcaaaaaaaacaaGTTCCAGATTATTTATGTTGTAAAATATCCATGTGCTTAATGAATGAACCTGTTATAACTCCTAGTGGTATGACgtatgataaaatattcttatatGAACATGTAAAACATAATGGCTCCTTCGATCCTGTCAGCAGGGAACAATTCTCTATACGTGAAGTTATTCCAAACTATGCTATAAAAGAAGCCACAGAGCACTTTTTGAAAGCAAATCCATGGGCCTTCGAGGAATGA
- a CDS encoding putative RAP protein, translated as MIIFFKIVVFILHLFYIIGIIILFLDHVQSSKLNIVYKPNGSFSKALFINNLFDFKEKFKNNFAKKRKKNDINYFHGNYKRNNSNTDFNLFIESFNKKNTFIKPIYVTFQDDMNKSVASQNELLPPPKKKKKNSEQNQLFLKSTKQKDIHEMTIDEEIENYDNIQMDEEEMNKEDYKESDSNDINNNNNNNYSNDINNNNNYSNDINNNNNNYSNDKNNNYYFKNMDDSEYDLINDYILLKKNGLTIKELMEQGKWACPKENLKMIRERVNSKINWNYILKKNNELLNDNVDKIYHGIYKKENVDDLLFVFDTYPYNYLNITMSVFSLYKFANSYLNEKKEKMNSVNEKKHGFFNNISSKNFLIKEQEDEEKKKKKHDMEYINEHINIKNNDNKSRYNEKKDSYDDNFFALENIQDDVGDNNIFKIKEERKRLNYITTNRNFQRIVGSINKHLKIIYRIFSSNEKLSSYEKNKNVYKYIPYINIKDIIIILKSFCILKYDHANIYKYIYFFIVHFIDKFDLYNLCQAVHLCIIKKIYIKPLYQNFIKYLEKIFEQGKNDYIGKIQHSQNNTSVSLNEKKRDTHEELHDHHNTTNKNNVKTDILLNIPYDNNRNNLCKNIISLYDHINIKDFYNNIENILEGYSSNSYNYYTSPLYANKFNYYIYHSCNYSNINNALDDEEEKKEKEKDVKSFMTKDMRKEKERFIEENSNKDITINQNKNNNNKRDNKIDNRKDINLYVYILYVLSKFPYSNVNIINKIISHLIQDIHNLSIDELILTFYSIAELEYEDHEVQNYLYLLIFQRLHLLNYRNNDTLLKLIKSLYLTNNLDRVYDDDTDIENGVQYVDEKESKKETQQQQQEQEQEEEQEEPKKKGCNDKDDEKKEQLNNIDNEDNNLFSKKNCDYKNHAKVSQGISFIEHINKDENNKMESIKILMIYVISKMILKNVNNYSPIELVDIIRYMSAFKFINKELFSFVYSLPFFKNLNEDVLNYYKNHVYFNQSYYAYTKNNNINTPIEIMLCKLYQSYLSYNMYIKQIDNSYIKKNVLKDDIIKNIYKRNNDQINFIQFDDSILQILKKTYLNNMKISSYASSSLHYEIADIINKDFKIPCHVEYKTPSGLIIDIAILYEDIKKINPSCPFFKNIAIEINGPFHYKTKSLNKNFPLINTKTILKKRLLQFENWDVISFPFWEIKPWFSKTRKESYILKMLPEKLKTFFK; from the exons atgattattttctttaaaatagttgtatttatattacacttgttttatatcataggaattataattttatttttagaCCATGTACAGTCTTCTAAATTGAATATTGTGTACAAGCCAAATGGTAGTTTTTCAAAAGCCTTGTTCataaataatttgtttGATTTCAAGGAAAAATTTAAGAACAATTTTGCTAAGAAACGAAAgaaaaatgatataaattatttccATGGTAATTATAAAAGGAACAATTCAAATACTgattttaatttatttattgaatcgttcaataaaaaaaatactttTATTAAACCAATATATGTAACTTTTCAAGatgatatgaataaaaGTGTAGCTAGCCAAAATGAACTTCTCCCCCccccaaaaaaaaaaaaaaaaaattctgAACAAAACCAGCTATTTTTGAAAAGTACGAAACAAAAAGATATTCATGAAATGACTATTGATGAGGAAATTGAAAATTATGATAACATACAAATGgatgaagaagaaatgaataaagaggattataaagaaagtgatagtaatgatataaataataataataataataattatagtaatgatataaataataataataattatagtaatgatataaataataataataataattatagtaatgataaaaataataattattattttaaaaatatggatGATAGTGAATATGATTTGATAAATGATTATAtcttattaaaaaaaaacgGATTAActataaaagaattaatGGAACAAGGGAAATGGGCTTGTCCAAAAGagaatttaaaaatgataagAGAACGTGTTAATTCCAAAATTAATTGGAACTATATTTTGAAGAAAAACAATGAACTACTTAATGATAATGTAGACAAAATATATCATGggatatataaaaaagaaaatgtggatgatttattatttgtttttgATACGTATccatataattatttaaatattacTATGAGTGTTTTTTCTCTTTACAAATTTGCAAATAGTTATTTAAACGagaagaaagaaaaaatgaatagtgtaaatgaaaagaaacatggcttttttaataatatatctagtaaaaattttttgataaaagaacaagaagacgaagaaaaaaaaaaaaaaaaacatgatatggaatatataaatgaacatataaatataaaaaataatgacAATAAATCAAgatataatgaaaaaaaggATTCATATGATGATAACTTTTTTGCTTTAGAAAATATACAAGATGATGTtggtgataataatatttttaaaataaaagaagaaagaaaaagattaaattatattacaaCAAATAGAAATTTTCAAAGAATTGTTGGTTCAATTAATaaacatttaaaaattatctatagaatattttcatctaatgaaaaattatcttcttatgaaaaaaataaaaatgtttacaaatatattccttatataaatattaaagatattattattattttaaaatcgttctgtatattaaaatatgatcatgcaaatatatataaatatatatatttttttattgttcATTTTATTGATAAATTTGatctatataatttatgtCAAGCAGTCcatttatgtattattaaaaaaatatatatcaaacCATTATATCAAAactttataaaatatttagaGAAAATTTTTGAACAAGGtaaaaatgattatatagGCAAAATACAACACTCTCAAAATAATACATCTGTTTctttaaatgaaaaaaaaagagacACACATGAGGAATTACATGATCATCATAATACTactaataaaaataatgttaaaacagatattttattgaatataccatatgataataatagaaataacttatgtaaaaatattatctctttatatgatcatataaatattaaagatttttataataacataGAAAACATTTTAGAAGGATATTCTTCTAATTCTTacaattattatacatCACCTTTATATGCgaataaatttaattattatatatatcattcTTGTAATTATTCTAATATTAACAATGCTTTAGATGATGAGgaggaaaaaaaagagaaagaaaaagatGTAAAAAGTTTTATGACCAAAGATATGAGAAAAGAGAAAGAACGTTTTATTGAAGAAAATAGTAATAAGGATATAACCataaatcaaaataaaaataataataataaaagagataataaaatagatAATAGAAAGgatattaatttatatgtatatattttatatgttttatcTAAATTTCCATATAgtaatgtaaatataataaataaaattatttcaCATCTAATACAAGatatacataatttatCAATAGACGAATTAATATTAACTTTTTATAGTATAGCCGAGCTAGAATATGAGGATCATGAGGTccaaaattatttatatctcTTAATTTTTCAGCGGCTACATTTGTTGaattatagaaataatGACACGCTGTTGAAGTTAATAAAGTCGTTATATTTGACAAACAATTTGGATAGGGtatatgatgatgataCAGATATAGAAAATGGTGTTCAATATGTGGATGAAAAAGAAAGCAAAAAGGAAACGCAACAGCAACAACAAGAACAAGAACAAGAAGAAGAACAAGAAGAACCAAAGAAGAAAGGATGTAATGATAAggatgatgaaaaaaaagaacaacttaataatatagataatgaagataataacTTGTttagtaaaaaaaattgtgATTATAAGAACCATGCAAAAGTATCACAAGGAATTAGTTTTATagaacatataaataaggatgaaaataataaaatggaaagtataaaaattttaatgatatatgttatatcaaagatgatattaaaaaatgtaaataattataGTCCTATTGAATTAGTAGATATTATTAGATATATGTCTGcatttaaatttataaataaagaattattttcttttgtaTACAGTTTAccattttttaaaaatttgAATGAAGATgtattaaattattataaaaatcatGTCTATTTTAATCAATCCTATTATGcatatacaaaaaataataatataaatacacCTATAGAAATTATGTTATGTAAATTATATCAGTCctatttatcatataatatgtatataaaacaaattgacaatagttatataaaaaaaaatgtattaaaggatgatattattaaaaatatatataaaagaaataatgaccaaataaattttatacaATTCGATGATTctatattacaaatattaaaaaagacatatctaaataatatgaaaatatcTTCATATGCATCTTCTTCATTACATTATGAAATAGcagatataataaataaagattTTAAAATACCTTGTCATGTCGAATATAAAACCCCTAGTGGATTAATAATAGATATAGCTATATTATATGAGGacatcaaaaaaataaatccCTCATGTCCattctttaaaaatattgcAATCGAAATTAATGGTCCATTCCATTACAAAACAAAATCTTTGAACAAGAATTTTCCGTTGATCAATACAAAGActattttaaaaaagag GCTATTACAATTTGAAAACTGGGATGTTATATCTTTTCCCTTTTGGGAAATCAAGCCATg gTTTAGTAAAACGAGGAAAGAAAGttacatattaaaaatgttaCCCGAGAAACTCAAAACgttttttaaataa
- a CDS encoding putative ribosomal protein S8e, with the protein MPQNDYIELHRKRYGYRFDHFEKVRKKEARKVHKDSLKAKKLRGIKAKIYNKKKYTEKVNLKKTLKSHELKDIKRTETLKDDNGLPSYLLDRQQTKQTQILTNLIKQKRKSKCGKWQLPIPKIQALNEAEMLRVVKSGKRRRKTWKRLIDKISFVGNDFTRKNPKFERYIRPSSLRFKKANVYHSELKSTFSLDIISVKVNPQSNLYTNLGIITKGTIIEVNVSELGLVTQSGKVIWAKFAQVTNNPELDGCINATLLV; encoded by the coding sequence ATGCCGCAAAATGATTATATCGAATTACACCGTAAGAGGTATGGATACCGCTTTGACCATTTCGAAAAAGTAAGAAAAAAGGAAGCGAGAAAAGTTCATAAGGATTCTTTGAAAGCTAAAAAATTAAGAGGAATAAAAGctaaaatatataataagaagaaatatACAGAAAAAGTGAATCTTAAGAAAACATTAAAATCACATgaattaaaagatattaaAAGAACTGAAACTTTAAAAGATGATAATGGATTACCATCCTATTTATTAGATCGTCAACAAACAAAACAAACTCAAATATTGACTAACCTTATAAAACagaaaagaaaaagtaAATGTGGAAAATGGCAATTACCTATACCCAAAATACAAGCTTTAAATGAAGCTGAAATGTTAAGAGTTGTGAAATCAggaaaaagaagaagaaagaCATGGAAAAGATTAATAGATAAAATATCATTTGTAGGTAATGATTTCACAAGAAAAAATCCTAAATTTGAAAGATATATACGTCCAAGTAGTTTAAGATTTAAAAAAGCTAATGTTTATCATAGTGAATTGAAATCAACATTCTCTTTAGATATTATTAGTGTTAAAGTCAATCCACAATCAAATCTTTATACAAATCTTGGTATTATAACTAAAGGTACCATTATAGAAGTTAATGTAAGCGAATTAGGTTTAGTTACACAATCAGGAAAAGTCATATGGGCAAAATTTGCTCAGGTTACAAATAATCCTGAGCTAGATGGTTGTATTAATGCAACCTTATtagtataa
- a CDS encoding putative cytoskeleton associated protein gives MENIFCNEKEFHVGDRIFTCNFNAHNNKENEQDSNILMNEKNKKNYENTIENAEKLYDSDEEVVDKNLKIYLFNEDIGIKIGTIRYIGTLKNHPSENKIFYGIEWDNEISGKNYGKFKEDIYFYPIQYLKREYTKMCYMKIKEGLNNVNVDNNISDNIINDNKIKVNDYIMKDDKILNNDYIMKDDNCDNNPFKNFHNIHNDEKTKKICEKFLNGNLNIKPCSFLTFENIHVGITFIQALHFRYNYFPDLDLSIEDYQTKKIKKVIFSGEMKVRNYFKNFYELKNITLNKCLIYTSGITNNLIFNNLHSLSLCGNLLSNWLEIFKIIKLANKLSYLNVSDNKLSPISLQCVLLKNLVSECNEIKNKCDINDNNTNKYDYINNNTEEHCTMSELIYFEQIKELCIDNTLISWDDVLILSFIFPNVEILSLKKNYINNINIKNLKVSKNSIIYKYLTNTTYRNLYGLDNIINDNPSYGLTNINDKNCNNNNNIYTYKEKNIHNIPNCNSNIFMSDGNKHECVNYSYNNDHHFLNSQSADDCSGKNMNKSGESDTTKNEILFPYKFGMFTKLRKIVLNDNYLYDYEDLFNFVYHINSIQSIFLNNNKFSDNTKLIDIVYNICIEDLNYKMNEHIESLDKFEIINQKFNHLKEFLFDNNEVQNYETLRDLFYIFYDIEILKIQNKQKHMKDRKNLRYIFISIMPKLKILNHSSINKNERINSERFFISLYQKDNITKVFNEEVLNRRHSTRLEKIHYEATKDHEYEEKAKCIKTNLINITIIPEFLNSEKFEIVKKKVSKYMYVKDLKYLCSRLYSIPLPRMRLFYTDENNPLCLEILDTNANLYTYGIDNNSKIKIKMEE, from the exons atggaaaatatattctgcaatgaaaaagaatttCATGTAGGTGATCGAATCTTCACTTGCAATTTTAATGCCCATAATAACAAAGAAAATGAACAAGATAGCAACATCCTTATGaatgaaaagaataaaaaaaattatgaaaatacAATTGAAAATGCAGAAAAATTATACGATTCAGATGAAGAAGTAGTTGATAAAAACTTGAAAAtctatttatttaatgaaGATATAGGAATAAAAATTGGAACGATTAGATATATTGGAACGTTGAAAAATCATCCCTctgaaaataaaatattttatggTATTGAATGGGATAATGAAATTAGTGGGAAAAATTATGGGAAATTTAAAGAAgacatttatttttatcctATTCAATATCTTAAAAGagaatatacaaaaatgtgttatatgaaaataaaggagggattaaataatgtaaacgttgataataatataagtGATAACATcataaatgataataaaatcaAAGTTAATGATTACATAATGAAGgatgataaaatattaaataatgattaCATAATGAAGGATGATAATTGTGATAATAACCCTTTTAAAAACTTTcataatatacataatgatgaaaaaacaaaaaaaatttgtgaaaaatttttaaatggTAATCTTAATATTAAACCATGCTCCTTTTTAACATTCGAAAATATACACGTTGGTATTACCTTCATACAAGCTCTACATTTTCGTTACAATTATTTTCCAGATTTAGATTTATCCATCGAAGATTATCAAactaaaaaaataaaaaaagtaattTTTTCAGGAGAAATGAAAGTTCGAAATTATTTcaaaaatttttatgaattaaaaaatataacattaaataaatgtttaatatataccTCTGGTATTACcaataatttaatttttaataatttacaCAGTTTATCTCTATGTGGAAATCTTCTTAGTAACTGGTTagaaatttttaaaataataaaactaGCTAATAAATTATCTTACCTGAACGTGTCagataataaattatctCCCATCTCTTTGCAATGTgttcttttaaaaaatttagTATCTGAATGTAATgaaataaagaataaatgtgatataaatgataacaatacaaataaatatgattatattaataataatacagAAGAACATTGTACAATGTCCgaattaatttattttgaacaaataaaagaattatgTATTGATAACACACTTATTAGCTGGGATGatgttttaattttatcttttatttttccaaatgttgaaatattaagtttgaaaaaaaattatataaacaatattaatattaaaaatttaaaagtttcaaaaaattcaattatatacaaatatttgACCAACACAACGTATAGGAATTTATATGGTctagataatataataaatgacAATCCATCTTATGGCCTAACTAATATAAATGACAaaaattgtaataataataataatatatatacctataaagaaaaaaatatacataatatacCAAATTGtaattcaaatatttttatgtcTGATGGAAATAAACACGAATGTGTaaattattcttataataatgatcaTCATTTTCTTAATTCTCAATCAGCTGATGACTGTTCAGGTAAAAACATGAACAAGTCAGGTGAAAGTGATACTACAAAAAATGAGATATTATTTCCTTACAAGTTTGGAATGTTTACTAAATTACGAAAAATAGTActtaatgataattatttgtatGATTATGAagatttatttaattttgtttatcACATTAATTCTATACAatccatatttttaaataataataaattcagcgataatacaaaattaatagatattgtatataatatatgtattgAAGATTTGAACtataaaatgaatgaaCATATCGAATCTCTTGACAAAtttgaaataataaatcaGAAATTTAATCatttaaaagaatttttatttgataataatgaagtACAAAATTATGAAACCTTGAGAgatttgttttatatattttatgatattgaaatattgaaaatacaaaataagCAAAAACATATGAAAGACAGAAAAAATCTAcgatatatatttatatccaTAATGCCTAAGcttaaaatattaaatcatagttcaataaataaaaacgAGAGAATAAATTCGGAGAggttttttatatctttatatcAGAAGGATAATATTACAAAGGTGTTTAATGAAGAGGTTTTAAATAGGAGGCACAGTACGAGGTTGGAGAAGATACACTATGAGGCTACCAAGg aTCACGAATATGAGGAAAAAGCCAAATGTATAAAAACAAACCTTATCAACATAACAATCATTCCAGAATTTTTAAACTCAGAAAAATTTGAAATTGTTAAGAAAAAGGTTAGTAAATATATGTACGTAAAAgatttgaaatatttatgttcAAGATTATATTCTATACCTTTGCCAAGAATGCGATTGTTTTACACCGATGAG AATAATCCTCTTTGCTTAGAAATTCTAGATACCAATGCAAATTTGTATACATACGGAATTGATAACaattcaaaaataaaaataaaaatggaagaatga